From the genome of Streptomyces sp. V1I1, one region includes:
- a CDS encoding CoA-acylating methylmalonate-semialdehyde dehydrogenase, whose amino-acid sequence MKTVNHWIGGKTVEGASGNWGPVTDPATGAVTTQVALASTEEVDTAVTAAKEAYATWGTSSLAQRTGILFRYRALLDAHRDEIAALITAEHGKVHSDALGEVARGLEIVELACGITTQLKGELSTQVSNRVDVSAIRQPLGVVAGITPFNFPAMVPMWMFPLAIACGNTFVLKPSEKDPSASNLLAELAAEAGLPDGVLNVVHGDKVAVDALLAHPDVAAVSFVGSTPIARYIHTTASANHKRVQALGGAKNHMLVLPDADLDAAADAAVSAAYGSAGERCMAISAVVAVSSIADELVQKIRERAEKIKIGPGNDPDSEMGPLITKAHRDKVASYVTGAAAQGAEVVLDGTGYTVDGFEDGHWIGLSLLDRVSTDSDAYRDEIFGPVLCVLRAETYEDGVALINASPFGNGTAVFTRDGGAARRFQLEIEAGMVGVNVPIPVPVGYHSFGGWKDSLFGDHHIYGNDGVHFYTRGKVVTTRWPDPSDAPAGVDLGFPRNH is encoded by the coding sequence ATGAAGACCGTCAACCACTGGATCGGTGGCAAGACCGTCGAGGGCGCGTCCGGCAACTGGGGCCCGGTCACCGACCCGGCGACCGGCGCCGTCACCACCCAGGTCGCGCTGGCCTCGACCGAGGAGGTCGACACGGCCGTCACAGCGGCGAAGGAGGCGTACGCCACCTGGGGTACGTCCTCGCTCGCGCAGCGCACCGGCATCCTTTTCCGCTATCGCGCGCTCCTCGACGCGCACCGCGACGAGATCGCCGCGCTGATCACCGCCGAGCACGGCAAGGTCCACTCCGACGCGCTCGGCGAGGTCGCCCGCGGCCTGGAGATCGTGGAGCTGGCCTGCGGCATCACCACCCAGCTCAAGGGTGAACTGTCCACCCAGGTCTCCAACCGGGTCGACGTGTCCGCGATCCGCCAGCCGCTCGGCGTCGTCGCGGGCATCACGCCCTTCAACTTCCCGGCGATGGTCCCGATGTGGATGTTCCCGCTGGCCATCGCCTGCGGAAACACCTTCGTACTGAAGCCGAGCGAGAAGGACCCGTCGGCGTCCAACCTGCTCGCGGAACTGGCCGCCGAAGCGGGCCTGCCCGACGGCGTGCTCAATGTCGTCCACGGCGACAAGGTCGCGGTCGACGCGCTGCTCGCCCACCCGGACGTCGCCGCGGTCTCCTTCGTCGGCTCCACCCCGATCGCCCGCTACATCCACACCACCGCCTCCGCCAACCACAAGCGCGTCCAGGCGCTCGGCGGCGCGAAGAACCACATGTTGGTTCTCCCGGACGCGGACCTGGACGCGGCCGCTGACGCTGCGGTCTCCGCCGCGTACGGCTCCGCGGGCGAGCGCTGCATGGCGATCTCCGCGGTCGTCGCGGTCAGCTCCATCGCCGACGAGCTGGTCCAGAAGATCCGCGAGCGCGCCGAGAAGATCAAGATCGGCCCCGGCAACGACCCGGACTCCGAGATGGGCCCGCTGATCACCAAGGCCCACCGCGACAAGGTCGCCTCCTACGTCACGGGCGCGGCGGCCCAGGGCGCGGAGGTCGTCCTGGACGGCACCGGCTACACGGTCGACGGCTTCGAGGACGGCCACTGGATCGGCCTTTCGCTCCTGGACCGCGTCTCGACCGACTCGGACGCCTACCGCGACGAGATCTTCGGCCCGGTGCTGTGCGTGCTGCGCGCGGAGACGTACGAGGACGGCGTGGCCCTGATCAATGCGTCCCCGTTCGGCAACGGCACCGCCGTCTTCACCCGCGACGGCGGCGCGGCCCGCCGCTTCCAGCTGGAGATCGAGGCCGGCATGGTAGGCGTGAACGTCCCGATCCCGGTCCCGGTGGGCTACCACTCCTTCGGCGGCTGGAAGGACTCGCTCTTCGGCGACCACCACATCTACGGCAACGACGGCGTGCACTTCTACACCCGCGGCAAGGTGGTCACCACCCGCTGGCCGGACCCCTCGGACGCCCCGGCGGGCGTGGACCTGGGCTTCCCCCGCAACCACTGA
- a CDS encoding DUF2637 domain-containing protein encodes MHDRYDQFGTYGVAAEQYGEAYATLPGQWDGYPSAFVQEPISAPDLDVLQGRWEPDVELTQLLQEAPEPLDLPKPVMELRPPTIGPSCHRRRPMHKVKTRAWTLTRNQSLSYAIAAVSTVIIAMVSVLGGLFTHDILRQVAVPGGAHGLAPWWPMLVYGPWMVASLSILRAALHRRSAPHSWAFAVLFCGVAVLTCIAEAPRTVSGAAVAGLPALASMVCFHQLVRHITLTRPAHDRAGGWCKGARPCMGHEHSESQ; translated from the coding sequence ATGCATGACAGATATGACCAGTTCGGGACGTACGGTGTTGCTGCTGAGCAATACGGCGAGGCGTACGCCACCCTCCCCGGCCAGTGGGACGGCTACCCTTCCGCGTTCGTGCAGGAACCAATCTCCGCCCCGGACCTAGATGTTCTGCAGGGGCGCTGGGAACCGGACGTCGAACTGACGCAGCTGCTGCAGGAAGCCCCCGAACCCCTGGACCTGCCGAAGCCGGTCATGGAACTGCGGCCCCCGACGATCGGCCCGTCCTGCCACCGTCGGCGCCCGATGCACAAGGTGAAGACGAGAGCGTGGACGCTCACTCGCAACCAGTCCCTCAGCTACGCCATCGCAGCGGTGAGCACGGTCATCATTGCCATGGTGAGCGTCCTCGGGGGCTTGTTCACCCACGACATCCTGCGACAGGTCGCTGTCCCCGGTGGTGCCCACGGCCTGGCTCCCTGGTGGCCGATGCTGGTGTACGGACCGTGGATGGTCGCATCCCTCTCGATCCTGCGCGCCGCGCTGCACCGCCGCAGCGCTCCGCACTCCTGGGCCTTCGCCGTGCTCTTCTGCGGAGTCGCCGTTCTTACGTGCATTGCCGAGGCGCCCAGGACCGTCAGCGGAGCGGCCGTCGCCGGTCTCCCCGCCCTCGCGTCCATGGTCTGCTTCCATCAGCTCGTACGCCACATCACCCTCACCCGACCGGCACACGACCGGGCAGGCGGCTGGTGCAAAGGCGCGCGCCCTTGCATGGGTCATGAGCATTCGGAGTCGCAGTAG
- a CDS encoding GNAT family N-acetyltransferase — protein sequence MDIRRATTVAELTAAEHLYDGPARAEWAERFLASPGHLMLIAYVDRAPAGMVSGIEMLHPDKGSEMCLYELSVDEAYRRRGIGRALVEALLKVARERGCYDMWVGVDTDNDPALATYRSAGAKDDGVFAMLTWDFPQT from the coding sequence ATGGACATCCGGCGCGCGACGACTGTCGCCGAGCTCACCGCGGCCGAGCACCTCTACGACGGCCCGGCGCGTGCGGAGTGGGCCGAGCGCTTCCTGGCCTCCCCCGGGCATCTGATGCTGATCGCGTACGTGGACAGGGCGCCGGCCGGGATGGTGTCGGGCATCGAGATGCTCCATCCCGACAAGGGCTCGGAGATGTGCCTGTACGAGCTGTCGGTGGACGAGGCGTACCGCAGGCGCGGCATCGGAAGGGCGCTGGTCGAGGCGTTGCTCAAGGTGGCGCGGGAGCGGGGCTGCTACGACATGTGGGTCGGCGTGGACACGGACAACGACCCGGCGCTCGCGACGTACCGCTCGGCGGGAGCGAAGGACGACGGTGTGTTCGCGATGCTCACCTGGGACTTTCCTCAGACGTAG
- a CDS encoding alpha/beta fold hydrolase: protein MQIRLPRPRGRWLAGVAAFAVLAGAGTWTAVADDGAPAVHREDRVQEMPGAKIDTSYFTTGGTERRPAVLIGHGFGGSKDDVRAQAEKLARDGYAVLTWSARGHGTSTGQIGLNDPAFEVKDVSRLIDWLAKRPEVRLDADGDPRVGMTGSSYGGAISLLAAGHDKRVDAIAPQITYWNLADALFPNGVFKKLWAGIFFSTGSAAGTDGAAPADAPAGDAPAGPATAGDAATAAGAAKADAAEGPANPGGCGRFQPALCAMYERVAVAGKPDAAARTLLESRSPSAVGDRIKVPALIVQGQADSLFPLSHADAMAKRISANGAPVSVDWIAGGHDGGDRETGRVEGRIGDWFDRYLGQDKGADTGPAFRVSRTGGVDSTDGEALLRGATGDSYPGLASGAEPIPLTGREQRFANPAGAGPPAISAVPGLGGGLGRLSSLGVGLSLDFPGQSARFESAPLDRSLRITGSPTVRVKVASSSGDAVLFGKVYDVGPDGRQQVLPSQLVAPVRVENAKQGKDVTLTLPAVDHDVDAGHRLRLVLSATDLGYASPAAPATYTVSLLDAGALAVPTAPAVKTQAAGLPWWTWALPAAGALIAAALLLTARRRALAPPPDPERAEVPLEITGLTKRYAKSADRYAVRELSFRVEKGQVLGLLGPNGAGKTTTLRMLMGLIRPDDGEIRVFGHAIRPGAPVLSRVGAFVEGAGFLPHMSGRDNLELYWRATGRPASDAHIEEALEIAGLGDALARAVRTYSQGMRQRLAIAQAMLGMPDLLILDEPTNGLDPPQIREMRDVMIRYAAGGRTVIVSSHLLSEVEQSCTHLVVMDRGRLVQAGPVAEITGESDTLLVTTAEEVPEPVVEKIAALPGIGSATRTDEGLLVRLDGATATGMIAELVRLDVPLTGVGPHRRLEDAFLNLIGGSA from the coding sequence ATGCAGATCCGACTTCCCCGGCCGCGCGGCCGATGGCTCGCAGGCGTGGCCGCCTTCGCCGTCCTGGCCGGCGCGGGCACCTGGACCGCGGTCGCCGACGACGGCGCACCGGCCGTGCACCGTGAGGACCGGGTGCAGGAAATGCCCGGGGCGAAGATCGACACCTCCTACTTCACGACGGGCGGCACGGAGCGCCGGCCCGCCGTGCTCATCGGGCACGGCTTCGGCGGCAGCAAGGACGATGTCCGCGCCCAGGCCGAGAAGCTGGCCCGCGACGGATACGCCGTGCTGACCTGGTCCGCCCGCGGCCACGGCACGTCCACCGGGCAGATCGGGCTCAACGATCCCGCATTCGAGGTCAAGGACGTCTCCCGGCTGATCGACTGGCTGGCGAAACGGCCCGAGGTGCGGCTGGACGCGGACGGCGATCCGCGCGTCGGCATGACCGGTTCCTCCTACGGCGGGGCGATCTCGCTGCTCGCCGCCGGACACGACAAGCGCGTCGACGCGATCGCCCCCCAGATCACCTACTGGAACCTGGCCGACGCCCTCTTCCCGAACGGCGTCTTCAAGAAGCTTTGGGCCGGGATCTTCTTCTCCACCGGCTCCGCGGCCGGCACGGACGGAGCCGCCCCCGCCGACGCGCCCGCAGGAGACGCCCCGGCCGGTCCCGCGACTGCGGGCGACGCGGCAACAGCCGCCGGTGCGGCCAAGGCCGACGCGGCCGAGGGCCCCGCGAACCCGGGCGGCTGCGGGCGCTTCCAGCCCGCGCTGTGCGCCATGTACGAACGCGTCGCCGTCGCCGGAAAGCCCGACGCCGCAGCCCGTACGCTCCTCGAAAGCCGCAGTCCCTCCGCCGTCGGCGACCGCATCAAGGTGCCCGCGCTCATCGTGCAGGGCCAGGCCGACTCCCTCTTCCCGCTCTCGCACGCCGACGCCATGGCCAAGCGGATCAGCGCCAATGGCGCACCCGTCTCGGTAGACTGGATCGCCGGCGGGCACGACGGCGGCGACCGGGAGACCGGCCGCGTCGAGGGCCGCATCGGCGACTGGTTCGACCGGTATCTGGGGCAGGACAAGGGCGCGGACACAGGACCCGCCTTCCGCGTCAGCCGGACCGGAGGCGTCGACTCCACGGATGGCGAGGCCCTGCTGCGCGGCGCGACCGGCGACAGTTACCCGGGTCTCGCGAGCGGCGCAGAGCCGATCCCGCTCACCGGCCGCGAGCAGCGCTTCGCCAACCCGGCCGGCGCGGGCCCGCCCGCCATCTCCGCGGTCCCGGGCCTCGGCGGCGGACTCGGCCGGCTCTCCTCTCTCGGCGTCGGCCTCTCGCTCGACTTCCCCGGCCAGTCCGCACGCTTCGAGTCCGCGCCGCTGGACCGGTCACTGCGGATCACGGGCTCGCCGACCGTCCGGGTCAAGGTCGCCTCCAGCAGCGGCGACGCCGTCCTGTTCGGGAAGGTGTACGACGTAGGGCCCGACGGCCGCCAACAGGTGCTGCCCTCCCAGCTCGTCGCGCCGGTCCGCGTCGAGAACGCCAAGCAGGGCAAGGACGTCACACTGACCCTGCCCGCCGTGGACCACGACGTCGACGCCGGACACCGGCTGCGGCTTGTCCTGTCGGCGACGGACCTCGGCTATGCCTCGCCGGCCGCCCCCGCCACGTACACCGTCTCTCTCCTGGATGCGGGCGCGCTCGCCGTGCCCACCGCGCCCGCCGTGAAGACCCAGGCCGCGGGACTGCCTTGGTGGACCTGGGCGCTCCCGGCCGCGGGCGCGCTGATCGCGGCGGCGCTGCTGCTCACCGCCCGGCGCAGGGCCCTCGCCCCGCCACCCGACCCCGAGCGTGCCGAAGTGCCCCTGGAAATCACCGGCTTGACCAAGCGGTACGCCAAGTCCGCGGACCGGTATGCCGTACGGGAGCTGTCCTTCCGTGTCGAGAAGGGGCAGGTCCTCGGCCTCCTCGGCCCCAACGGCGCGGGCAAGACCACCACCCTTCGCATGCTGATGGGGCTCATCCGGCCCGACGACGGTGAGATCCGCGTCTTCGGCCACGCCATCCGGCCGGGTGCGCCCGTGCTCTCCCGGGTCGGCGCATTCGTCGAGGGCGCCGGCTTCCTGCCGCATATGTCGGGCCGCGACAACCTGGAGCTGTACTGGCGGGCCACCGGCCGGCCAGCGAGCGACGCGCACATCGAGGAGGCCCTGGAGATCGCGGGTCTCGGCGACGCCCTCGCCCGCGCCGTACGCACCTACTCGCAGGGCATGCGCCAGCGACTCGCCATCGCCCAGGCCATGCTCGGCATGCCGGATCTGCTGATCCTCGACGAGCCGACGAACGGACTCGACCCGCCCCAGATCCGCGAGATGCGGGACGTGATGATCCGGTACGCGGCCGGGGGCCGGACCGTCATCGTCTCCAGTCACCTCCTCTCCGAGGTCGAGCAGTCCTGCACCCATCTGGTGGTCATGGACCGCGGCCGGCTGGTGCAGGCGGGACCGGTCGCTGAGATCACCGGAGAGAGCGACACACTGCTCGTCACCACCGCGGAGGAGGTGCCGGAGCCGGTGGTCGAGAAGATCGCCGCGCTGCCCGGGATCGGTTCGGCGACCCGTACGGACGAAGGACTGCTCGTACGGCTCGACGGGGCCACCGCCACCGGAATGATCGCCGAACTCGTCCGGCTGGACGTGCCGTTGACGGGCGTCGGTCCGCACCGCCGCCTGGAGGATGCCTTCCTCAACCTGATCGGAGGATCCGCATGA
- a CDS encoding S8 family peptidase encodes MHEMRSTARRYGALIPAVALAAGLQFAASPTAQSATIGDLRLAPTATAIQNSWIVVLKDGSTRAADLGVTPKHTYRSVLEGFSTTMSRAKAAELAADPRVAYVEQNSTVRLNETQANATWGLDRVDQRNLPLSKSYTYNTSASNVNAYIIDTGIRTSHSEFGGRASVGTDTVGGGQNGQDCQGHGTHVAGTVGGKTYGVAKGVKLIAVRVLDCSGSGTTAGVIAGVDWVTANAKKPAVANMSLGGSANTSLDNAVKKSIASGVSYAIAAGNGIILGLPANACNYSPARVPEAITVGATDSSDRRASFSNYGTCLDLFAPGVNITSAWKDNDTATNTISGTSMATPHTVGVAALYLSTHATATPAQVRDALVNNATSGKVQDPRTGSPNKLLYSLF; translated from the coding sequence GTGCACGAGATGAGAAGCACTGCCCGCCGCTATGGGGCGCTGATACCCGCAGTCGCCCTTGCGGCCGGTCTCCAGTTCGCCGCCTCCCCCACCGCGCAGAGCGCGACCATCGGCGATCTCCGTCTCGCTCCCACTGCAACTGCCATACAGAACAGCTGGATTGTCGTCCTGAAGGACGGCTCTACGCGCGCCGCCGATCTGGGCGTCACACCGAAGCACACCTACCGCAGCGTCCTTGAGGGCTTCTCCACGACGATGTCCCGCGCGAAGGCGGCAGAGCTTGCCGCCGATCCGCGTGTGGCGTACGTCGAGCAGAACTCCACGGTCCGCCTGAACGAGACCCAGGCCAACGCGACCTGGGGCCTCGACCGCGTCGACCAGCGGAATCTGCCGCTGTCGAAGTCGTATACATACAACACATCCGCGTCGAATGTGAACGCGTACATCATCGACACCGGGATCCGCACGTCGCACAGCGAGTTCGGCGGCCGTGCGAGCGTCGGCACGGACACGGTGGGCGGCGGCCAGAACGGCCAGGACTGCCAGGGCCACGGCACGCATGTCGCGGGCACGGTCGGCGGCAAGACATACGGCGTTGCCAAGGGCGTCAAGCTCATCGCCGTACGGGTCCTGGACTGCAGCGGCTCCGGCACGACGGCGGGGGTCATCGCCGGCGTCGACTGGGTGACTGCCAACGCCAAGAAGCCGGCTGTGGCGAACATGAGCCTGGGCGGCAGCGCGAACACGTCGCTGGACAACGCGGTGAAGAAGTCCATCGCCTCGGGCGTCAGCTACGCGATCGCCGCGGGCAACGGCATCATCCTCGGTCTGCCGGCGAACGCCTGTAACTACTCGCCGGCCCGCGTCCCCGAGGCGATCACGGTCGGCGCGACGGACAGTTCCGACCGGCGGGCGTCGTTCTCGAACTACGGGACGTGCCTCGATCTGTTCGCGCCTGGCGTGAACATCACCTCGGCGTGGAAGGACAACGACACGGCGACGAACACGATCTCGGGCACGTCGATGGCCACCCCGCACACGGTGGGCGTCGCGGCGCTCTATCTGTCGACGCACGCCACCGCCACCCCGGCGCAGGTCCGGGACGCACTGGTGAACAACGCGACGAGCGGCAAGGTCCAGGACCCGCGGACCGGGTCACCGAACAAGCTGCTGTACTCGCTGTTCTAG
- a CDS encoding deoxyribose-phosphate aldolase: protein MSRVDIAELVGIRTRHPEAVAEAATRRRRRPRLIGDSGRLMIIAADHPARGALAVGDRRFAMANRLDLLERLCLALSRPGVDGVLATADILDDLLLLGALDDKVVMGSMNRGGLAGAAFELDDRFTGHRAQDLDRLGFDAGKLLLRIDYQDPASLDTLHSTARAVDEMAARQLPVFIEPFICHRIDGLLRNDLSAEAVTRSIAIASGLAGTSAYSWLKVPVTDDPDDMAAVMETSTLPAVLLGGEIGDDQHGAYEKWRGALQLPTVQGLVVGRSLLYPVDGDVAGAVDTAVGLL from the coding sequence GTGAGCCGCGTCGACATCGCCGAGCTCGTCGGGATCCGCACCCGCCATCCCGAGGCCGTCGCCGAGGCCGCCACCCGGCGGCGCAGGCGACCCCGGCTCATCGGCGACAGCGGGCGCCTGATGATCATCGCCGCCGACCACCCCGCCCGCGGCGCCCTCGCCGTCGGGGACCGTCGCTTCGCCATGGCCAACCGGCTCGATCTGCTCGAACGGCTCTGCCTGGCCCTCTCCCGTCCCGGCGTCGACGGCGTCCTCGCCACCGCCGACATCCTCGACGACCTGCTGCTCCTCGGCGCCCTCGACGACAAGGTCGTCATGGGTTCGATGAATCGCGGGGGCCTCGCGGGCGCCGCGTTCGAGCTCGACGACCGGTTCACCGGACACCGCGCACAGGACCTGGACCGGCTCGGATTCGACGCGGGCAAGCTGCTGCTCCGTATCGACTACCAGGACCCCGCCTCCCTCGACACGCTGCACTCCACCGCCCGCGCCGTCGACGAGATGGCTGCGCGTCAGCTTCCAGTTTTCATAGAGCCGTTCATCTGTCACCGGATCGACGGCCTGCTCCGCAACGATCTCAGCGCCGAAGCAGTCACCCGGTCGATCGCCATCGCGTCCGGGCTTGCCGGCACCTCCGCGTACTCCTGGCTGAAGGTCCCCGTCACCGACGACCCCGACGACATGGCGGCCGTGATGGAGACCTCGACCCTGCCCGCGGTCCTTCTCGGAGGCGAGATCGGCGACGACCAGCACGGCGCATACGAGAAATGGCGTGGTGCGCTGCAACTGCCCACCGTGCAGGGACTGGTGGTGGGACGGTCGCTGCTCTATCCGGTCGACGGTGACGTCGCCGGGGCGGTCGATACGGCCGTCGGACTGCTGTAG
- the iolD gene encoding 3D-(3,5/4)-trihydroxycyclohexane-1,2-dione acylhydrolase (decyclizing): MSSTRRLTVAQALVAFLARQYTERDGRRHRLINATWGIFGHGNVAGLGQALLESGASATSATPGASAANMPYFQGRNEQAMVHAAVGYARQSRRLSAHAVTTSIGPGATNLVTGAALATINRLPVLLLPGDVFATRPADPVLQQLEVPYAGDVSVNDALRPVSRYFDRVTRPEALIPAALQAMRVLADPAATGAVTLALPQDVQAEAYDWPEEFFAERVWQVRRPRPDLDALDAARRALTAARRPLIVVGGGVHHSEAEEALRSFADATGIPVASTQAGKGSLPHDHPCDVGGIGHTGTATADELARTADLVIGVGTRWSDFTTASATLFQNPAVRFLNINVTAFDAHKMSGLSLVADARTALEELAGALGTRFHVEPAYETEYADDKERWEHRVDAAYEAEDLDTRPTQPQVLGALDTLVTGDDIVINAAGSLPGDLHKLWRARSADQYHVEYGYSCMGYEIPAAIGVGMAAPGRPVWALVGDGTYLMNPTEIVTAVQENIPIKVVILQNHGYASIGGLSESVGAERFGTAYRHRADDGTYTGAPLPVDLAANAASLGMRVIRAKTVRDLREALAEARASDVPTGVYVETETADTVSGAPPAQAWWDVPVAETATRPSAVKAREEYDRQVAARRRHL; this comes from the coding sequence ATGAGCAGTACGCGCCGACTCACCGTCGCCCAGGCCCTCGTCGCCTTCCTGGCCCGCCAGTACACCGAGCGCGACGGCCGCCGCCACCGCCTGATCAACGCCACCTGGGGCATCTTCGGGCACGGCAATGTCGCCGGACTCGGCCAGGCGCTCCTCGAGTCCGGCGCGTCCGCCACGTCAGCCACACCCGGCGCGTCCGCCGCCAACATGCCGTACTTCCAGGGCCGCAACGAACAGGCCATGGTGCACGCCGCCGTCGGCTACGCCCGCCAGTCCCGCCGCCTCTCCGCCCACGCCGTCACCACCTCCATCGGCCCCGGCGCGACCAATCTCGTCACCGGCGCCGCGCTCGCCACCATCAACCGGCTGCCGGTCCTGCTGCTGCCCGGCGACGTGTTCGCGACCCGCCCCGCCGACCCGGTCCTCCAGCAGCTCGAAGTCCCGTACGCAGGCGATGTGTCGGTCAACGACGCGCTGCGCCCAGTCTCCCGCTACTTCGACCGCGTCACCCGCCCCGAGGCGCTGATCCCGGCCGCCCTTCAGGCCATGCGAGTGCTCGCCGACCCCGCCGCCACCGGCGCGGTCACGCTCGCGCTGCCGCAGGACGTGCAGGCCGAGGCGTACGACTGGCCGGAGGAGTTCTTCGCCGAGCGCGTCTGGCAGGTGCGCCGGCCCCGGCCCGACCTGGACGCGCTCGACGCGGCGCGCCGTGCGCTGACCGCGGCCCGCCGCCCCCTGATCGTTGTGGGCGGCGGCGTCCACCACAGCGAGGCCGAGGAAGCCCTGCGGTCCTTCGCCGACGCGACCGGCATCCCGGTCGCCTCCACCCAGGCGGGCAAGGGCTCGCTGCCCCACGACCACCCCTGCGACGTCGGCGGCATCGGCCACACCGGCACCGCCACGGCCGACGAACTGGCTCGTACCGCCGATCTGGTGATCGGTGTCGGCACTCGCTGGTCCGACTTCACCACCGCCTCCGCGACCCTCTTCCAGAACCCGGCCGTCCGGTTCCTGAACATCAACGTCACCGCCTTCGACGCCCACAAGATGTCCGGGCTCTCACTCGTCGCGGATGCCCGCACCGCCCTTGAGGAGCTGGCCGGCGCGCTGGGCACGCGCTTCCATGTGGAGCCCGCGTACGAGACGGAGTACGCCGACGACAAGGAGCGCTGGGAGCACCGCGTCGACGCCGCGTACGAGGCCGAGGACCTGGACACCCGCCCCACCCAGCCCCAGGTGCTCGGCGCACTGGACACGCTGGTCACCGGCGACGACATCGTGATCAACGCCGCGGGCTCGCTCCCGGGCGACCTGCACAAACTGTGGCGCGCCCGTTCCGCCGACCAGTACCACGTCGAGTACGGCTACTCCTGCATGGGATACGAGATCCCCGCGGCCATCGGCGTGGGGATGGCCGCGCCCGGACGGCCCGTCTGGGCGCTCGTCGGCGACGGTACATATCTGATGAATCCCACCGAAATCGTCACGGCAGTCCAGGAGAACATCCCGATCAAAGTGGTCATCCTGCAGAACCACGGGTACGCCTCCATCGGAGGCCTTTCCGAGTCGGTGGGTGCGGAGCGCTTCGGCACCGCCTACCGCCACCGGGCCGACGACGGTACGTACACCGGCGCCCCGCTCCCCGTCGACCTGGCCGCCAACGCCGCCTCGCTGGGCATGCGTGTGATCCGCGCCAAGACGGTGCGTGACCTGCGCGAAGCCCTCGCCGAGGCACGGGCGTCAGACGTTCCCACAGGTGTCTACGTCGAGACCGAAACGGCAGACACTGTGTCGGGCGCGCCTCCCGCGCAGGCGTGGTGGGATGTTCCGGTGGCCGAGACCGCGACCCGCCCGTCGGCGGTCAAGGCCCGGGAGGAGTACGACCGGCAGGTCGCAGCCCGACGCCGCCATCTGTGA
- the iolB gene encoding 5-deoxy-glucuronate isomerase translates to MSDHDDQKQYVPAGSAASGPYALRIDPEQAGWGYSSLRVLELEPGGSHSLAAGESEWIVLPLTGGCTVRTQGEIFELQGRESVFGGVTDFAYVPRDAHAQIASGAGGRFALAGAKCERRLPARYGPAPEVPVELRGSGNCSRQVNNFAAADTFACDKLIAVEVLTPGGNWSSYPPHKHDEHRPGVESELEEIYYFEIDRGGMGYHRVSPSRPGGTDVLAEVRTGDAVLIPDGWHGPSIAAPGRDMYYLNVMAGPGDKREWLICDHPDHGWIRDTWPTQPVDPRLPLYEADAKEGPR, encoded by the coding sequence ATGAGCGACCACGACGACCAGAAGCAGTACGTGCCGGCGGGGAGCGCGGCGAGCGGTCCCTACGCCCTCCGGATCGACCCCGAGCAGGCCGGCTGGGGTTACTCCAGCCTCCGTGTACTGGAGCTGGAGCCCGGCGGCTCGCACTCCCTCGCCGCCGGGGAAAGCGAGTGGATCGTGCTCCCGCTCACCGGCGGTTGCACGGTGCGGACGCAAGGCGAGATCTTTGAACTGCAGGGCAGGGAAAGCGTGTTCGGCGGAGTGACGGACTTCGCCTACGTACCGCGCGATGCCCATGCACAGATCGCCTCCGGTGCGGGAGGCCGCTTCGCCCTGGCAGGAGCGAAGTGCGAGCGACGACTCCCCGCTCGCTACGGCCCCGCGCCGGAGGTACCGGTCGAGCTGCGCGGCTCGGGCAACTGCTCGCGCCAGGTCAACAATTTCGCGGCCGCGGACACCTTCGCCTGCGACAAGCTGATCGCGGTCGAAGTGCTCACCCCTGGCGGCAACTGGTCCTCGTACCCCCCGCACAAGCACGACGAGCACCGCCCGGGCGTCGAGTCCGAGCTCGAGGAGATCTACTACTTCGAGATCGACCGCGGCGGCATGGGCTACCACCGGGTCTCCCCGTCCCGTCCCGGCGGTACGGACGTCCTCGCCGAAGTCCGCACCGGCGACGCCGTCCTGATCCCCGACGGCTGGCACGGCCCGTCCATCGCCGCGCCCGGCCGCGACATGTACTACCTGAACGTCATGGCAGGTCCGGGCGACAAGCGCGAGTGGCTGATCTGCGACCACCCGGACCACGGCTGGATCCGCGACACCTGGCCGACGCAGCCCGTCGACCCCCGACTGCCCCTGTACGAAGCCGACGCCAAGGAAGGCCCCCGATGA